AGAtatttagatattattattattattattatctatttttaaatcttcattttaacataaaaatattaaaattaatgattACATCTTTAAAAGAAGTATTGAAATAAAAAGTATCAATATTTATgaataaataacttaattaaatttaaaaactgtCAAAGAGATTTTTTATATTACTGAAAATgtatatttaacatattattaataattttaaacagataaaatagttaaatttaaaagttacaaaaatatatattaattgtattaaaagtgaatctaaatttaagaaaaaaataactagataaatgagtaattttttatacaagataaatgtgtgaatttaaaaactaacaaaaaatatatttataatttaaaaactaaCAAGAGatcattttaagttattttatctcattgtctaACCCAAAaaagtttttcattttttctttctttcaaatatatttttgctTTTCTTGCATGTTATAGTAATTATAtcctatttatactattatttaattgtGTCACTGAATTGATATCACGTGTCAAATCGACACTAAtatgttaataaaattttataatttaaagaaattatattattatgataatacatttatcatttttctaaattaataaaaaatttataaatgttaatatttaaatttataccACCAGcagttataaaatattttctttattgtttcaattaaaattttatttgaatatttttatagatttcaattttaatatataaattttttattttaaatatgtaatttttatagtaattttTATACACGAAAACATATCATAGaatttctaatatatatgtattatagtTTTGAGATGAAAggaaggaaaatcaaattcttaaCATCGAAGTACAAATGGAATACTACAATATTCTATACCATAAAGAAAATTACACTAGCTTAGTTAAAACTTAAAAGCGTCTCAAATActaaaactctttttttttttttagaacttttaagatttatattaaataaattatagttttaaatttataaaaatgagtATATCAATTACTTCTACtaattattgtatttaattttaaaaatggatACTAATATTTGGAATTGGGTTAAGAATTGGAAGGCAAAGTCAAGAAGGTTATTGAGCTTAATGCAACGGCTACTTGCTTATTCATTTATATAATAAGTACAAAGGCAACCGACCATACCCCTTTTTTACAGCTTGGCAATGGCTCCCCCCACACACACCAATCAGATCTATCTCTGTTCTTTTCATCTCCTTTTTGCATTATATAAAAGGCAGCAACAAGCAGCTTGCTTTGCTCATCAATATCAGCCACGAAAAGAGCCCTACCAAAAGCTCATCAATTCCTTTCCGTGGCCCATCCATAACATTTTTGCAGCCATGAAAATGTCCCTCAAGAGATTGCCCATTCTCCACAGGTTGGTATCCAAGTCCAACTACAATCTTCTTAGGATCTCCATCTTACTTACCAAAATGAAAAAACCCATGGTTCATAAGCTTATTTTTCTCAAGAAATCAAGAAAGCTCAAGAGTTTTAAGCTTCTGAAGCATTGCAACCATGGCTTCCTAGGAGAGTATCAGTTTGATTCCCCTTCAAGCACTCCTCTTATTCATTATTATAACAAAAAACATGAGGTCGGAAACACAGATATTTACTCCATGCTGTTTTGGTGCAAGTGTTTTGGTTGCCTGAAAGCTCAGGCAAGAGGAGAAGAAGATTGCGGGTTAGCATTGGAAGCTGATCATCTGTCAGTAGTAGTACCTCCCATGGCATTGACAGGGGAAATTGATATTGAAGATGATGACTCAGTTGATGAAAGGGCTGAGAGGTTCATTCAAAATTTCTATGCACAAATGAGGCTGCAGAGGCAGGAATCATTTTAACTAAATGAATACCTTCAATTTTTTTCCCCTTTCAAATTATTACATGTTCTCCGCAACTCCACAATGTTTTTTTTTCCCTGTGGAGTTttgtcatgattttttttttgagtgaGCTTATTTTATTGGATTATTTGGAAATTGTTAATTGATTTGCAGGACATTCGAAActtttaataaaaagtaaaatatgtatttctctctttctttctttttttacacgacatatttcttctccttttcttttgGCTACAAAGAATAATATTTCCATTTCTCGTttcaaattagtttttttttaataaaccaCAAAATCAtacttaaattatatattttttaatataagttgttaaatttttttattagaggTTGGTTACTCGAGGTGGTACTTCAATTATAAAGTTAATTGCaccaaacatctttaaattataacctttattttaaattgatttttaaaatttaaaccattttaatcatatcctaaattattgaaattaagttaattaagtcTTTCCGTTACTAAAATCTTAAGTTAACTAGTAAATGATACGTCAAATCACatgtaacataatttaaaatacaaattttaagaaaaaataatattgtaaaaataaatgttttagaaatattaattttgaggttttcaaaacttttacttaaattttatcattcactctctctctctcttttttcagttttattttatttttaattattatttttaaaagttatacaAAAATATtccatttttctttaaatttttcattttaaatttagctTTATAAGACTTGACATgttctttaacaattttaataataaaaaacctttattaatataacatcaatAGGTGGGAgatattattagaaaattttgaagtttCAGGACCAATATAGAATGAAGGTCATAATTTGGTATGTCTAGTGCAATTAACTCTAAACTATATTTTGTTATCCAAATTACTCCAACCGctaaaaaatcacttaaccaGACATGTGGCAtttctaaa
This window of the Gossypium hirsutum isolate 1008001.06 chromosome A09, Gossypium_hirsutum_v2.1, whole genome shotgun sequence genome carries:
- the LOC107932706 gene encoding uncharacterized protein, producing MKMSLKRLPILHRLVSKSNYNLLRISILLTKMKKPMVHKLIFLKKSRKLKSFKLLKHCNHGFLGEYQFDSPSSTPLIHYYNKKHEVGNTDIYSMLFWCKCFGCLKAQARGEEDCGLALEADHLSVVVPPMALTGEIDIEDDDSVDERAERFIQNFYAQMRLQRQESF